A region of Rhizobium grahamii DNA encodes the following proteins:
- a CDS encoding S41 family peptidase: protein MIRRASLVLVGALMGATAMSVIYSAGVPAEAAGASTYKELSVFGDVFERVRAQYVTPPAEDKLIENAINGMLSSLDPHSSYMNAKDAEDMQTQTKGEFGGLGIEVTMEDELVKVITPIDDTPAAKAGVLAGDYISEIDGQSVRGLKLEDAVEKMRGPVNTPIKLTLIRKGADKPIELTIVRDVVAVQAVKSRVEDDVGYLRIISFTEKTYPDLEKAIEKIKKTVPADKLKGYVLDLRLNPGGLLDQAIQVSDALLQRGEVVSTRGRNPDETRRFNAGPGDLTDGKPVIVLINGGSASASEIVAGALQDLRRATILGTRSFGKGSVQTIIPLGENGALRLTTALYYTPSGRSIQGTGITPDIKVDEPLPDDLKGKMVTEGESSLRGHIKGQSETDEGSGSAAYVPPDPKDDVQLNYALDLLRGKKTDPSFPPNPDKAVSAK from the coding sequence ATGATTCGTAGGGCTTCTCTTGTTCTGGTCGGCGCATTGATGGGTGCGACGGCTATGAGCGTCATTTACTCCGCGGGCGTGCCTGCCGAAGCGGCGGGAGCGTCCACCTACAAGGAGTTGTCGGTTTTCGGTGATGTTTTCGAGCGAGTGCGCGCGCAGTATGTGACGCCGCCGGCGGAAGACAAGCTTATCGAAAACGCCATCAACGGTATGCTCTCGTCCCTTGATCCGCATTCGAGTTACATGAATGCCAAGGATGCGGAAGACATGCAGACCCAGACCAAGGGCGAGTTTGGCGGCCTTGGCATTGAAGTCACCATGGAAGACGAATTGGTCAAGGTTATCACGCCGATCGACGATACGCCGGCTGCCAAAGCCGGGGTGCTTGCCGGCGACTATATCTCGGAGATCGATGGTCAGTCCGTTCGCGGTCTGAAGCTCGAGGACGCGGTCGAAAAGATGCGCGGCCCGGTCAACACGCCAATCAAGCTGACGCTGATCCGCAAGGGCGCCGACAAGCCGATCGAATTGACGATCGTTCGCGATGTCGTGGCCGTTCAGGCCGTGAAGTCGCGCGTCGAGGATGATGTGGGCTACCTGCGCATCATCTCGTTCACCGAGAAGACCTATCCGGATCTCGAAAAGGCGATCGAGAAGATCAAGAAGACGGTTCCCGCCGACAAGCTGAAGGGCTACGTTCTTGATCTTCGCCTCAACCCGGGCGGGCTGCTCGATCAGGCGATCCAGGTTTCGGATGCACTGCTGCAGCGCGGCGAAGTCGTTTCGACGCGTGGCCGCAATCCGGATGAGACCCGCCGGTTCAATGCCGGTCCGGGCGATCTGACGGATGGGAAGCCCGTTATCGTGCTGATCAACGGCGGCTCGGCTTCGGCTTCGGAAATCGTTGCCGGCGCCCTCCAGGATCTGCGTCGTGCGACGATCCTCGGTACCCGCTCCTTCGGCAAGGGATCCGTGCAGACGATCATTCCGCTTGGCGAAAATGGCGCTCTGCGCCTGACGACGGCACTCTACTACACGCCGTCGGGTCGTTCGATCCAGGGTACGGGCATCACCCCCGACATCAAGGTCGACGAGCCGCTGCCGGATGATCTGAAGGGCAAGATGGTCACTGAGGGCGAATCCAGCCTGCGTGGCCATATCAAGGGTCAGAGCGAGACGGACGAAGGTTCGGGCTCTGCTGCCTATGTTCCGCCAGATCCGAAGGACGACGTGCAGCTGAACTACGCGCTTGATCTGTTGCGCGGCAAGAAGACCGATCCGTCTTTCCCGCCGAATCCCGATAAAGCCGTGAGCGCTAAGTAA
- a CDS encoding murein hydrolase activator EnvC family protein, which yields MPRSASKRNYLVLPSVMAGFGAALLGFWCLLGSDAALGQQAPSPPPQASVPSSVPLSEAPPPDPAAELAKKRDETRTELEALSKTINLSSDKVEQLQKSIADLDKSAGSVRQALIDSATRRKSLEKQILESEKKLADLGVKEDDVRRSLHDRRGLLAEVLAALQRMGRNPPPALLVTPDDALASVRSAILLGAVVPGIRKETDKLAADLASLSALQAASAAEKASLTSTMTNSVEEERRMDLLLAENEKLSRSNAAELEAERKRSEGLASKATSLESLVASMESQISSVREAAAAARQAEENRKLLTDEQRAQAKALAESGVPDKNRIAPAYAFGDLKAKLELPVAGDILRQFGDADGTGHEAMGMTLATNAETVVTAPADATVVYAGAFRSYGQMIILDAGDGYHLVLSGMESISTRQGKFVFAGEPLAIMGAKRVASATALALETSRPTLYIEFRKDGKPVDSRPWWTAKDTGKARNDS from the coding sequence ATGCCCAGAAGCGCGTCCAAGCGAAATTACTTGGTCCTGCCGTCCGTGATGGCTGGCTTTGGTGCGGCCTTGCTCGGGTTCTGGTGCCTGCTTGGCAGCGACGCGGCTTTGGGGCAGCAGGCTCCGTCGCCTCCACCTCAGGCTTCAGTCCCTTCTTCGGTTCCCCTGTCTGAAGCGCCGCCGCCGGATCCTGCCGCCGAACTCGCTAAGAAGCGTGACGAGACGCGGACAGAACTCGAGGCCTTGTCGAAGACGATCAACCTGTCGTCCGACAAGGTGGAGCAACTGCAGAAGAGCATTGCCGATCTCGACAAAAGCGCCGGCAGCGTTCGCCAGGCTTTGATCGATTCAGCTACGCGCCGGAAATCGCTTGAGAAGCAGATTCTTGAAAGCGAGAAGAAGCTTGCTGATCTTGGCGTCAAGGAAGATGATGTGCGTCGCTCGCTGCACGATCGCCGCGGTCTCCTTGCCGAAGTTCTCGCCGCCTTGCAGCGGATGGGCAGAAATCCGCCGCCGGCGCTGCTGGTTACGCCTGACGATGCGCTTGCGTCTGTCCGAAGCGCAATCTTGCTTGGTGCCGTCGTGCCGGGGATCCGCAAGGAGACTGACAAGCTTGCCGCCGATCTTGCGAGCTTGTCGGCGTTGCAGGCGGCAAGCGCGGCCGAGAAGGCAAGCCTGACGTCGACGATGACCAATAGCGTCGAGGAAGAGCGGCGCATGGATCTCCTGCTTGCGGAGAACGAAAAGCTCAGCCGTAGCAATGCCGCCGAACTCGAGGCCGAACGGAAGCGATCGGAAGGACTTGCCAGCAAGGCGACGAGCCTTGAAAGCCTTGTCGCCTCTATGGAAAGCCAGATCTCGTCCGTGCGCGAAGCCGCTGCTGCCGCGCGTCAGGCCGAAGAAAACCGCAAGCTTCTGACCGACGAGCAACGGGCGCAGGCCAAGGCGCTGGCAGAGAGCGGAGTGCCTGATAAAAACCGCATTGCACCCGCATATGCGTTCGGAGATTTGAAGGCGAAACTCGAACTTCCCGTGGCGGGAGACATACTCCGCCAGTTCGGCGATGCCGATGGAACCGGGCACGAGGCCATGGGAATGACGCTTGCCACCAATGCAGAGACGGTGGTTACCGCGCCTGCCGACGCGACCGTCGTTTATGCCGGCGCGTTCCGCAGCTACGGGCAGATGATCATTCTCGATGCAGGTGACGGATATCACCTCGTTCTCTCAGGAATGGAATCGATCAGCACACGCCAGGGCAAGTTCGTTTTTGCCGGTGAGCCGCTTGCGATCATGGGCGCAAAAAGAGTGGCAAGTGCGACCGCATTGGCGCTGGAAACCAGCCGGCCAACGCTTTACATTGAATTTCGAAAAGACGGAAAACCGGTCGATTCCCGACCGTGGTGGACCGCCAAAGACACTGGAAAGGCACGCAATGATTCGTAG
- the rlmH gene encoding 23S rRNA (pseudouridine(1915)-N(3))-methyltransferase RlmH — protein sequence MRIGLFAVGRLKSGPEKDLASRYFDRFAKAGPAVGLEFSRVAEVAESRASNAETRKRDEAGLLQKSLADGSVLVLLDERGKALDSEGFANLLGSYRDQGKRDLTIAIGGADGLDPSLYDRADAVLCLGKMTWPHQLVRTLIAEQLYRAVTILSGHPYHRV from the coding sequence ATGCGGATTGGTCTCTTTGCCGTGGGCCGGCTCAAGTCCGGCCCGGAGAAAGATCTTGCGTCCAGATATTTTGATCGCTTTGCCAAGGCCGGCCCGGCGGTCGGTCTCGAGTTCTCGCGTGTCGCCGAAGTCGCCGAAAGCCGTGCTTCGAACGCAGAGACACGAAAACGTGACGAGGCGGGGCTGCTTCAGAAGTCGCTCGCGGACGGCAGCGTTCTTGTTCTTCTCGATGAAAGAGGAAAGGCGTTGGATAGCGAGGGGTTTGCAAACCTGCTCGGTAGCTATCGTGATCAGGGGAAACGCGACCTGACGATCGCAATCGGTGGCGCTGATGGCCTTGATCCGTCGCTTTACGATCGCGCCGACGCCGTATTATGCCTCGGCAAGATGACCTGGCCGCACCAGCTCGTGCGGACCCTGATCGCCGAACAGCTCTATCGGGCCGTCACCATTCTTTCCGGGCATCCTTATCACCGTGTCTGA
- the bfr gene encoding bacterioferritin, with the protein MKGDKKVIERLNEALFLELGAVNQYWVHYRLLEDWGYTKLAKKERAESIEEMHHADRLVARIIFLEGHPNLQTLAPLRIGQNVKEVLEADLAGEYDARSAYKKSRDICHEAGDYVSMKLFEELLADEEGHIDFLETQLELLNKIGEAKYGQLNADSANEAE; encoded by the coding sequence TTGAAAGGCGACAAAAAAGTCATCGAGCGGCTTAACGAGGCTCTCTTCCTAGAGCTTGGCGCTGTCAATCAGTATTGGGTCCATTACCGCCTTCTTGAAGATTGGGGCTACACCAAGCTCGCAAAGAAGGAACGCGCCGAATCCATCGAGGAAATGCATCATGCCGATCGTCTGGTTGCGCGCATCATCTTCCTGGAAGGCCATCCCAACCTGCAGACACTCGCACCGCTTCGCATCGGCCAGAACGTCAAGGAAGTTCTGGAAGCCGACCTTGCCGGCGAGTACGATGCCCGTAGCGCTTACAAGAAGTCGCGCGATATCTGTCATGAGGCCGGCGACTACGTCTCCATGAAGCTCTTCGAAGAGCTTCTGGCGGACGAGGAAGGCCATATCGACTTCCTCGAAACGCAGCTCGAACTTCTGAATAAGATCGGCGAAGCGAAATACGGCCAGCTGAACGCAGATTCTGCCAACGAAGCGGAATGA
- the proB gene encoding glutamate 5-kinase, with product MTTRKPLERYRRIVIKIGSALLVDRKAGLKKAWLDAMCRDIAALKSKGVDVLVVSSGAIALGRSVLDLPSGALKLEESQAAAAVGQIALARAWSESLSHDEIVAGQILLTLGDTEERRRYLNARATISQLLKIGAVPIINENDTVATSEIRYGDNDRLAARVATMTGADLLILLSDIDGLYTAPPHLDPQAEFLATIAEITPEIEAMAGGAASELSRGGMRTKIDAGKIATTSGCAMIIASGKTDSPLSAIENGARSSWFAPSGTPVTARKTWIAGQLQPAGELHVDEGAVTALGAGKSLLPAGVRKVVGLFSRGDTVAIVGPEGREIARGLASYDAEEARQITGRKSTEIEAILGYAGRAAMIHRDDMVMTSQIGSKSERQKKDTSYA from the coding sequence ATGACGACGCGTAAGCCGCTTGAGCGCTATCGCCGTATCGTTATCAAGATCGGCTCTGCTCTGCTCGTCGATCGCAAGGCTGGGCTGAAGAAGGCCTGGCTCGATGCGATGTGCCGCGATATCGCGGCGCTGAAGTCAAAGGGCGTGGATGTCCTCGTCGTATCCTCGGGCGCTATCGCGCTCGGTCGTTCGGTTCTCGACCTCCCCTCCGGCGCGCTGAAGCTCGAAGAGAGCCAGGCTGCGGCCGCTGTCGGCCAGATCGCGCTCGCTCGCGCCTGGTCCGAAAGTCTGTCCCACGACGAGATCGTCGCCGGGCAGATCCTGCTGACACTCGGCGATACGGAAGAGCGCCGCCGCTACCTGAATGCGCGCGCCACCATCAGCCAGCTTCTGAAGATCGGCGCCGTGCCGATCATCAACGAGAACGATACGGTTGCCACCAGCGAAATCCGCTACGGTGACAACGACCGCCTGGCCGCGCGGGTCGCGACGATGACCGGGGCCGATCTGCTGATCTTGCTATCCGACATAGATGGCCTCTACACGGCGCCGCCGCACCTCGATCCGCAGGCAGAGTTTCTCGCCACGATCGCCGAGATCACGCCCGAAATCGAGGCCATGGCCGGGGGCGCGGCATCCGAGCTGTCCCGCGGCGGCATGCGCACCAAGATTGACGCCGGCAAGATCGCGACGACGTCGGGCTGCGCGATGATCATCGCGTCGGGAAAGACGGATAGCCCGCTTTCGGCGATCGAAAACGGCGCTCGTTCGTCGTGGTTTGCGCCTTCGGGAACTCCCGTCACGGCCCGCAAGACCTGGATTGCCGGTCAGCTGCAGCCTGCCGGCGAACTCCACGTCGACGAAGGCGCGGTCACGGCGCTTGGCGCCGGCAAGAGCCTGCTGCCCGCCGGTGTGCGCAAGGTCGTCGGGCTTTTCAGCCGCGGCGATACAGTGGCGATTGTCGGTCCTGAGGGGCGCGAGATTGCACGCGGGCTCGCCAGCTACGATGCCGAGGAGGCACGACAGATTACCGGCCGCAAATCGACGGAGATCGAGGCGATCCTCGGCTATGCCGGGCGCGCGGCCATGATCCATCGCGACGACATGGTGATGACCTCGCAGATCGGTTCGAAATCTGAAAGGCAGAAGAAGGACACAAGCTATGCTTGA
- the rsfS gene encoding ribosome silencing factor, whose protein sequence is MFCHSEKGKALTTVHAKGKTHAVVPKSPERSADAAARALQAVLTSLEDSKAEDIATIDIAGKSALGDYMVVVSGRSSRHVMAISDHLLTDLKDEGFGTARVEGQDGGDWILIDTGDIIVHVFRPEIREFYNIEKMWAAPEIDEETLH, encoded by the coding sequence ATGTTTTGTCATTCCGAGAAAGGGAAAGCACTGACAACAGTACACGCCAAGGGAAAAACGCACGCCGTTGTCCCGAAGAGCCCGGAACGTAGCGCCGATGCTGCCGCCCGTGCCCTGCAAGCCGTCCTCACTAGCCTTGAGGACTCGAAGGCTGAAGATATTGCCACTATCGACATTGCCGGTAAGTCAGCACTGGGAGACTACATGGTCGTCGTCTCCGGTCGTTCGAGCAGGCATGTCATGGCGATCTCGGATCACCTCCTCACCGACCTGAAAGACGAGGGCTTCGGTACGGCCCGCGTCGAAGGCCAGGATGGCGGAGATTGGATTCTGATCGATACCGGCGATATCATCGTGCATGTTTTCCGCCCCGAAATCCGCGAGTTCTACAACATCGAAAAGATGTGGGCCGCGCCGGAGATCGACGAGGAAACTCTGCACTGA
- a CDS encoding winged helix-turn-helix domain-containing protein: MKATDDALTPILRISFPHEDRLGRGKMELLEHIRETGSISAAGRAMDMSYRRAWLLVSDMNRMFKEPVVESQRGGQKGGGASLTAFGDELLARFRQMEQTVRSMLADDLAWLDANRAPAAEIPSESNLDRDGLDDGKNRRSRSQA; the protein is encoded by the coding sequence ATGAAAGCAACCGACGACGCGCTTACTCCCATCCTTCGCATCAGCTTTCCGCACGAGGACCGTCTTGGTCGCGGGAAGATGGAGCTTCTGGAACACATCAGGGAAACAGGCTCGATTTCCGCCGCCGGCCGCGCGATGGACATGTCCTATCGTCGCGCCTGGCTGCTCGTCAGCGACATGAACAGAATGTTCAAGGAACCCGTCGTAGAATCGCAGCGCGGCGGCCAGAAAGGCGGAGGCGCCTCACTGACTGCGTTCGGGGACGAACTCCTCGCCCGCTTCCGGCAGATGGAGCAGACCGTACGCTCGATGCTGGCGGACGACCTTGCCTGGCTGGACGCCAATCGCGCTCCCGCAGCCGAAATCCCGAGCGAGTCAAACCTCGATCGCGACGGTCTTGATGATGGCAAAAACCGGCGTTCCCGCTCTCAAGCCTAA
- a CDS encoding divergent polysaccharide deacetylase family protein, which yields MGTDLHAPLGQDRKARRKRPGILRLGRMLAGVCLVAIGGFSVYTAFHGDDLKRTDPAAGQSAAAPPSDTVQTPPTPPAAPEGMPRAAPRSGANVEQMVAGDGSVVTKYSPRSRGDDGPVLIDAMQVGQDPRMAALPNDALLEDTQGGRLPIVGPDGRRPMDQYARPWSGTHGTRIAIVVSGLGLSQTGTQRAIQKLPEDVTFAFATSGNSLQRWMQEARRGGHEILLQVPFEPYDYPANDPGPDTLLTSKSAAKNLESLHRAMGEITNYTGIMNYQGARFLADPNAMEPVLRDISKRGLLFLDDGSSAQSKTAVIAKGTELPYAFADIQLDAQLDVNAITSKLDELERIAKRNGQAIGVASAFDESIDAISKWTEEAAMRGIEIVGIAALANDPKKP from the coding sequence ATGGGTACCGATTTACATGCGCCCTTGGGGCAAGATCGCAAAGCCCGCCGGAAGCGGCCGGGCATTTTGCGTTTGGGACGCATGCTGGCCGGCGTCTGTTTGGTCGCGATCGGCGGCTTCTCGGTCTATACGGCATTTCATGGCGACGACCTGAAGCGCACGGATCCGGCCGCAGGGCAAAGTGCGGCGGCGCCGCCTTCGGACACTGTCCAAACACCGCCTACCCCACCGGCGGCCCCGGAGGGTATGCCGCGTGCCGCTCCCCGCTCCGGCGCGAATGTGGAGCAAATGGTCGCGGGGGATGGGTCTGTCGTCACCAAATACAGCCCGCGCTCGCGCGGCGATGATGGTCCGGTGCTGATTGATGCGATGCAAGTTGGGCAGGATCCGCGTATGGCGGCGCTGCCGAACGACGCGTTGCTTGAAGATACACAGGGCGGGCGCCTCCCCATCGTCGGGCCGGATGGGCGGCGGCCGATGGACCAGTATGCAAGACCATGGTCGGGAACGCATGGAACGCGTATTGCTATTGTCGTCAGCGGCCTGGGGCTCAGCCAGACCGGCACGCAGCGGGCGATCCAGAAGCTGCCTGAAGACGTCACTTTTGCCTTTGCGACGAGCGGCAACAGCCTCCAGCGCTGGATGCAGGAGGCGCGCCGCGGCGGACACGAGATCTTGCTGCAAGTGCCATTCGAGCCATATGATTATCCGGCGAACGATCCGGGGCCTGATACGCTGCTGACATCGAAGTCCGCTGCCAAGAATCTCGAAAGCCTGCATAGGGCGATGGGCGAGATCACAAATTACACCGGCATCATGAACTACCAGGGAGCGCGCTTCCTCGCTGATCCCAATGCCATGGAGCCGGTCCTTCGCGACATCAGCAAGCGGGGTCTTCTTTTCCTCGATGACGGCAGTTCGGCGCAGTCAAAAACGGCCGTGATCGCCAAGGGAACCGAGTTGCCTTACGCATTTGCGGACATTCAGCTCGACGCTCAGCTTGACGTCAATGCGATCACTTCGAAGCTCGACGAACTTGAGCGTATCGCAAAACGCAATGGGCAGGCGATCGGCGTCGCCTCTGCCTTTGACGAAAGCATCGATGCCATCTCGAAATGGACCGAGGAGGCAGCGATGCGCGGCATAGAGATCGTCGGCATCGCGGCGCTGGCAAACGACCCGAAGAAGCCATGA
- the modA gene encoding molybdate ABC transporter substrate-binding protein: MFSRRQWVRFAVVAVSSAWLGAYAPAAMAAEKVTIFAAASLKNALDAANAEWAKESGKEAVASYAASSALAKQIEGGAPADVFISADLDWMDYVAKKNLIKSDTRSNLLGNSIVLVAAKDKAKPVDIKQGFDLATLLGDGKLAMGEVKSVPAGKYGKTALEKLGVWSSVESKVAGAESVRAALALVSRGEAPYGIVYQTDVSADPGVATVGTFPADSHPPIIYPVAILAESKNADAAAYLDFLKSEKAAHFFTDQGFTILK; this comes from the coding sequence ATGTTTAGCCGTCGTCAATGGGTTAGGTTTGCCGTCGTTGCCGTTTCGTCCGCGTGGCTCGGCGCATACGCACCGGCTGCCATGGCCGCCGAGAAAGTCACGATCTTCGCGGCGGCGAGCCTGAAGAATGCCCTGGATGCGGCCAATGCCGAATGGGCAAAGGAAAGCGGCAAGGAAGCCGTTGCTTCCTACGCTGCAAGTTCGGCGCTGGCGAAGCAGATCGAAGGCGGTGCGCCCGCCGATGTCTTCATCTCGGCCGATCTGGACTGGATGGACTATGTCGCCAAGAAGAACCTGATCAAGTCGGATACGCGTTCCAATCTGCTCGGCAATAGCATCGTGCTGGTCGCGGCCAAAGACAAAGCCAAGCCTGTCGATATCAAGCAGGGCTTCGACCTTGCGACCCTGCTTGGTGACGGTAAGTTGGCCATGGGCGAAGTGAAGTCCGTGCCGGCGGGCAAGTATGGCAAGACGGCGCTGGAGAAACTCGGAGTGTGGTCGTCGGTTGAAAGCAAGGTTGCGGGTGCCGAAAGCGTGCGTGCTGCACTCGCGCTCGTCTCGCGCGGTGAAGCTCCGTACGGCATCGTCTATCAGACCGACGTTTCGGCCGATCCGGGTGTAGCAACTGTGGGAACGTTCCCGGCCGATTCCCACCCGCCGATCATCTATCCGGTCGCCATTCTCGCTGAAAGCAAGAATGCAGATGCGGCAGCCTATCTGGACTTCCTGAAATCGGAGAAGGCTGCACATTTCTTCACGGATCAGGGCTTTACCATTCTGAAATGA
- a CDS encoding RNA pyrophosphohydrolase: MNKQNIRAEDLPYRPCVGVMVLNRAGLVWAGRRIPEENSEYDGSPQLWQMPQGGIDHGEDPLEAAYRELYEETGMKTVTLLAEARDWINYDLPAQLIGIGLKGKFRGQTQRWFAFRFDGDESEIAINPPPGGHSPEFDEWQWKPMESLPGLIVPFKRGVYDQVVKEFRHLASLAPSE; encoded by the coding sequence ATGAACAAGCAAAACATCAGAGCAGAAGACCTTCCTTACCGCCCTTGCGTCGGCGTGATGGTGCTTAACCGTGCCGGCTTGGTCTGGGCCGGCCGCCGTATTCCCGAAGAAAACTCGGAGTATGACGGTTCACCGCAGCTGTGGCAGATGCCGCAAGGCGGCATCGATCACGGCGAAGATCCGCTGGAGGCCGCGTATCGGGAGCTTTACGAAGAGACTGGAATGAAGACGGTCACGCTGCTGGCTGAGGCGCGCGACTGGATCAATTATGATTTGCCGGCTCAGTTGATCGGCATTGGGCTGAAGGGAAAGTTTCGCGGGCAGACCCAGCGCTGGTTTGCCTTTCGTTTTGATGGAGATGAGAGCGAGATTGCGATCAACCCGCCGCCGGGCGGGCATTCTCCGGAGTTCGATGAGTGGCAGTGGAAGCCGATGGAAAGCCTGCCTGGCTTGATCGTGCCGTTTAAGCGCGGAGTGTATGATCAGGTTGTGAAAGAGTTTCGCCACCTGGCGAGTTTGGCGCCGTCAGAATAA
- a CDS encoding glutamate-5-semialdehyde dehydrogenase — MLDTVAQSPDIDALMNDIGRKAKAAARPLGFASTEAKNKALNAMADAILASKDHILAENAKDLKDVAGTDMLASFVDRLTLTEKRVAEMAEGIRAIAALKDPVGEVISAWDRPNGLKIERVRTPLGVIGVIFESRPNVTADAGALCLKAGNAVILRCGSDSRRSSQAIHACLVQGLKAAGVPEYAIQLVPVTDRAAVGAMLRGLNGAIDVIVPRGGKSLVARVQNEARVPVFAHLEGLCHIYVDASADLDMAKEIVVNAKMRRTGICGAVETILVDRAVAGTHLRPLLDTLAGAGCEIRGSAAVVEVMPGVKAATEDDWSTEYLDAIVSVAVVDGISGAIEHIQTYSSNHTEAVIAEDPRVVERFFTEVDSAILLHNASTQFADGGEFGMGAEIGIATGKMHARGPVGVEQLTSFKYRVHGTGQTRP, encoded by the coding sequence ATGCTTGATACTGTTGCGCAGAGCCCTGACATTGACGCGCTGATGAACGACATCGGCCGCAAAGCCAAGGCTGCCGCGCGACCGTTGGGCTTTGCGTCCACTGAAGCCAAGAACAAGGCGCTCAACGCCATGGCGGATGCGATTCTCGCCAGCAAGGATCATATCCTCGCCGAGAATGCCAAGGATCTGAAGGATGTCGCCGGCACTGATATGCTGGCGTCCTTCGTCGACCGCTTGACGCTGACGGAGAAGCGCGTTGCCGAGATGGCCGAAGGCATTCGCGCGATCGCCGCTCTCAAGGATCCGGTTGGCGAGGTGATTTCCGCCTGGGACAGGCCGAATGGCCTGAAGATCGAGCGTGTGCGCACGCCGCTCGGCGTCATAGGCGTGATTTTCGAGAGCCGTCCGAACGTGACAGCGGATGCCGGCGCGCTCTGCCTGAAGGCGGGCAATGCAGTCATCTTGCGCTGCGGTTCGGATTCCCGGCGTTCGTCGCAGGCGATCCACGCTTGCCTCGTGCAGGGGCTTAAGGCTGCCGGGGTGCCTGAGTACGCCATCCAGCTTGTTCCGGTAACTGATCGCGCTGCCGTCGGCGCAATGCTGCGCGGACTGAATGGCGCGATCGACGTTATCGTACCGCGTGGCGGCAAGAGCCTTGTTGCGCGCGTTCAGAACGAGGCGAGGGTGCCCGTCTTCGCGCACCTCGAAGGGCTTTGCCATATCTACGTGGACGCTTCAGCCGATCTCGATATGGCCAAGGAGATCGTCGTCAACGCGAAAATGCGGCGGACGGGTATCTGCGGCGCGGTGGAAACCATTCTCGTCGACCGCGCTGTTGCCGGCACGCATCTTCGCCCGTTGCTTGATACGCTGGCGGGTGCCGGTTGCGAGATTCGCGGCTCGGCTGCTGTCGTCGAGGTAATGCCTGGCGTAAAGGCTGCGACCGAGGACGATTGGTCGACGGAATATCTGGATGCGATCGTTTCGGTTGCTGTCGTCGACGGCATTTCCGGGGCGATCGAGCATATCCAGACCTATTCTTCCAATCACACAGAAGCTGTCATTGCCGAGGATCCTCGTGTGGTCGAGCGGTTCTTCACAGAAGTCGATTCGGCGATCCTGCTGCACAATGCATCGACGCAGTTTGCTGACGGCGGCGAGTTCGGCATGGGTGCGGAAATCGGCATCGCGACCGGCAAGATGCACGCCCGCGGCCCCGTCGGCGTCGAGCAGCTGACGTCCTTCAAATATCGGGTGCACGGCACCGGACAGACCCGGCCCTGA